ACCAAACACAAGTGGGACAATGACATGTCTTACAATGAGCAGCAGAAACACTACCTCACCCAGACCTGCATTGATTGGCTGAAGAAGTATCTGGACTATGGGAAGAGCACTCTGAAGAGGACAGGTACAGAGACGCATGACATGACATAGCTCCACTGACAGGAATTATGTGATATTTCTTTATCAGGAATCATTTCAAAATCAATTGTTTTTAAGTCACATGAAATTGTTGTTTTGAATGACAATAGTATTATCTTTAAAAACATTTATCATTTAACTGTCATTTTCTCTACTGCTACCCTCTCTGTCATTTTCTCTCTACTGCTACCCTCTCTGTCATTTTATCTGTACTGCTACCCTCTCTGTAATTTTCTCTCTACTGCTaccctctctgtctttttctctctactGCTAACCTGTCTGTGATTTTCTCTCTACTGCTACcctctctttcattttctttcCCATCTCTATCTGTGTGCGTCtgtgtaacggatttcctcctcctcttcatccgaagaggaggagcagggattcgaccaaaacgcagcgttgtgaaatgacatattatttatttaaacaagacaaaaaacgaactatacttgatactaaacaaaataacaaaacgatgtagacagacctggacgtaagaacttacatgtaacgaagaacgcacgaacaggaaaaataactacacaaaacgaacgaacggacaaacaaaccgaaacagtcccgtgtggcgcgacagacacagacacaggaaacaaccacccacaacaaacaatgtgaaaccacctaccttaatatggctctcaatcagaggaaacgtaaaccacctgcctctaattgagaaccatatcaggtcacccctaaaccaacatagaaacacataacatagactgcccacccaaactcacgccctgaccgactaacacatacaaaataacagaaaacaggtcaggaacgtgacataacccccccctcaaggtgcgtactccggacgcaccaccaaaagtctaggggagggtctgggtgggcatctgaccacggtggtggctcaggctctgggcgaggtccccaccccaccatagtcaatcccagcttacgtttccccctccgaatgaccaccctcctattccacccacttaatttaaagggtaacATCGAGATAAAGGGCAGCActgggacaaggggcagcaccgggataaggtagctcaggacagagaggtagatcaggatagagaggtagctcaggatagaggggcaactccggactgaagggcagctccggacagagagacagctctggactgaggggcagttctggattaatggcagctccgggctgaggggcagctcatggctggctgacagctctggacgctcatggctggctgacggctctggacgctcatggctggctgacggctctggacgctcatggctgcctgacggctctggacgctcacggctggctgacggctctggacgctcacggctggctgacggctctggacgctcacggctggctgacggctctggacgctcacggctggctgacggctctggacgctcacggctggctgacggctctggacgctcacggctggctgacggctctggacgctcacggctggctgacggctctggacgctcacggctggctgacggctctggacgctcatggctcgctggcggctctggcagatcctgtctggttggcggctctggcagatcctgtttggttggcggctctggcagatcctgtctggttggcggctctggcagatcctgtctggttggcggctctggcagatcctgtctggttggcggctctggcagatcctgactgacgaatggctctagcggctcctgactgacgaatggctctgacggctcgggacagacgggcggctctaatggctcgggacagacggatggctcagatggcgctggataGACGGATGGCCCAGATGGCGCTGgatagacggatggctcagatggcgctgtgtagacggatggctcagatggcactgggcagacggatggctcagatggcactgggcagacggatggctcagatggcactgggcagacggatggctcagatggcactgggcagacggatggctctggccggatgaggcgcactgtaggcctggtgcgtggtgccggaactggaggcaccgggctaaggacacgcaccttcaggctagtgcggggagcagggacagggcacactggactctcaaagcgtactatggacctggtgcgtggtaccggcactggtggcaccgggctgagggcacgcacatcaggacgagtacggggagaaggaacagtgtgtacagggctctggagacgcacaggcggcttagtgcgtggtgccggaactggaggcactgggctggagacacgcaccatagggagagtgcgtggaggaggaacagggctctggaaacgcactggaagcctggtgcgtggtgtaggcactggtggtactaggctggggcggggaggtggcgccggaaataccggaccgtgcaggcgtactggctcccttgagcaccgagcctgcccaaccttacctggttgaatgctcaccatcgcccgaccagtgcggggaggtggaataacccgcaccgggctatgtaggcgaaccggggacaccatgcgtaaagctggtgccatgtatgccggcccgaggagacgcactggagaccagacgcgttgagccggcttcatggcacctggctcaatgcccaatctagccctaccagtgcggggaggtggaataacccgcaccgggctatgaacacgtacaggagacaccgtgcgctctactgcgtaacacggtgtctgcccatactcccgctctccacggttagcctgggaagtgggcgcaggtctcctacctgcccttggcccactacctcttagccccccccaatacatttttggggtttcttcgcgggcttccagccacgtctccttgctgcctcctcataccaccgctcttgggctctcgctgcctccatctcctcacgagcgcggcgatattctccaatatgagcccagtgtccttttccttccaatatttcctcccaagtccacgagtcctgattaCTTGGCCGCTGCTCAAACtcacactgcttggtcctggtgtggtgggtggttctgtaacggatttcctcctcctcttcatccgaagaggaggagcagggattcgaccaaaacgcagcgttgtgaaatgacatattatttatttaaacaagacaaaaacgaactatacttgatactaaacaaaataataaaaacgatgtagacagacctggacgtaagaacttacatgtaacgaagaacgcacgaacaggaaaaatgactacacaaaacgaacgaacgaacaaacaaaccgaaactgtcccgtgtggcgcaacatacacagacacaggaaacaaccacccacaacaaacaatgtgaaaccacctaccttaatatggctctcaatcagaggaaacgtaaaccacctgcctctaattgagaaccatatcaggtcacccatcaaccaacatagaaacacataacatagactgcccacccaaactcacgccctgaccgactaacacatataacaataacagaaaacaggtcaggaacgtgacagtctgtCTATTACCCCTCTCAACATTACACTACACTCTCTTcccttccccccttctctctctccagtccctccCTCAGTGTCTCTGCTCCAGAAGACTCCCTCCTCTCCAGTGACCTGCCACGCTACAGGTTTCTACCCCAGTGGAGTCAAGGTAGTCTGGATAAAAGATGGACAAGAACACCATGAAGATGTGGAGAATGGAGAGACTCTTCCCAACGATGATGGAACCTTCCAGAAAAGCACCCACCTCAGAGTGACGCCTGAGGAGTGGAAGAATAACAAGTATCAGTGTGTGGTTCAGGTCACTGGTATTAAGGTGGACTTCATCAAGGTTCTGACTGAGTCTGAGATCCAGACTAACAGGGGTAAGAGGGAGATATTAAAATGTACACTATAGCCAACCCTCCTACTGAATGTACCCATTATTCCTCATTTGTTCACTCATCTGCTCAGTACAGCTACCTGTCTGACTGCATGTTCTCATTGACCTCCTGACATTTTTATCAACATTGAGGGATGCTGCTTGGAATTAATTTGAGATAAAAATGTATAATCTAGCATTATTGTCTGAATGCTCTGTTTTGATTATTACAGGTGCAAATGACCCAAACGCCATTGGCTCCGGCCCCGTCATTGGAGTTGCTGTAGCTCTCCTGGtcgttgttgttgctgttgttgggGTCGTCATTTggaagaagaagtagaagaacGAGAAAGGTGTGAGGAGAAAGACCTCTTTCTATTGTCATATGTAGGCTACACTGTCATCTTAGATATTATCAGTTGTGATGTAGTTTAGAAGTAGTAGCCATAGTACTGGTTTACAAGTAATACAGTTGTACAGTCTAGTTAGTGATGGTAGAAGTGTGTTTGATTTGATCTGATTCATGTAATTAAAGAGTCATCTTGTCACTCATGTTGTGTGACGTCTGCAGTAGGAATACAGGATTCAGAATACGGTCATACATGATGTTCTCTTGTAATATTTCAACAAAGCCAGAGTCAATAATAACATGACGTTTATCTCTGTTTCAGGCTTTGTTCCAGACAGCTGTATGTGGGGACCTTCATGCCATCAGAGCCTGACGTATGTTGAACGTTGAACAAGAGAcctcggtttattgtttttgtaaagTTGTGTCTGTTTCCTtgtaaagtttgattttatatactTTTAGATTTTGGATCCCACGACTTGGGCTCAGTTGCTGTGAACGCAACTGTCTGATCCTGCCAGATTCCatgtaaagagagagatagcCTAGTTGGCTCTGCAGTCTCAAATGGAGGTCCTATTGAACGTTTTAAACGCTGCAGGAGCTGTGTTAATTTTGCCTTATCCCGTTACAACGTGGAACGCCCagactttattttatttaaatgtttttatttaacctttatttaactaggcaagtcagttaagaacaaattattattttacaatgacagcctaacccggacgacgctgggcaaactgtgagccgccctatgggactcccaatcacggccggttgtgatacagcgcgggatcaaaccagggtctgtagtgacgcctctagcgctgagatgcagtgccttagaccgctgcgccactcaggagtacCACTTTGACAGCCCCCCAAAATATCACACAAAAACGTATAAAAACTGGCACAAATCTCCAGTTCTTGTACAGATGTGGTGGTACAAGACAATGAGTGCTCTTTCTCCAGCTCCACGGGCTACAGTTCTACTGTGACAGAGCTAAGGCGCAATGCTGTTTCACTTTTTAACCAGATATTCAACTGACTAACAGGCCAGATACAGtagtgtcgtgtctttactatcattaaattgaagacttatagtttttatcaaagattctctgtaattagttattacgcgatcaactgattaataacgtaactaattaactatgaagtTGGGGCACCAAagaaaaatattcagattacaaagttatcgTTTCCTAaaataacttttcagatattttatctgatcaattagtctttgaattaattaattatttactttacctcacgttagtctcattccaaacgtcgtaaattgttggttatctgcacgaacccagtcttggttatctgcacgaacccacagaaatgcataaacaaacaaacaaacttaaaatggttacatgaaatgGTAGGAGAATaagccctagtgggctgaactgGCATGGCGGCTTGTTCGACTAAGAAGTTACTacagagttcataattataacaattgacatgctaatcctttacacatgaacgctcactcattagGGAACaactgcaatcaatatatatatatttacgctcagtgtgtcgtcttgatcgctggagaaaagtttgtttctgttggagagtttcgtcCGTCTTTCTCTGTCTTGGTTAGAGgagatagttcagagtgacattcgttatagaatggatgtttcggcggttgtcgttcttcgcgttcaatgataccgaattcctagctgcagactagtagtcaatatcaaagacttgttcttattcgtctaagagtttaaccacgtggtatggttaacagaTTCAGCAGTGGTACacaaccttcgttctcctcctaatGGAGAAAAAACATGGTCTAGTGATAATTTCTCAAGTTGAGTTTTTATTAGGAATTGCagaaaggggctgtcccaggatgtcttacccaactgggctcaggggcgggtcctcagatttagttcaaatcaaaagggattggatttttcttcattaaacagtccaaaatcatattacacaattatacaaacagtatcatactcactcattcatcgtatacaacaattagatgtaaacctcatatctgaggctattatataaacagtgGTATGGTACTGCAGCCACACAGTCTCCCAAGTTGTGACAAACGGACCAGTTAATAGCTGGAATCTTCACCGATCCTTTATACTTTTTCAGGAACATGAAAtgtgttcgtacctcaagttctgtgacgTGGAAGAAATCCCTTTGTTCTGAA
This region of Salvelinus namaycush isolate Seneca chromosome 32, SaNama_1.0, whole genome shotgun sequence genomic DNA includes:
- the LOC120026890 gene encoding major histocompatibility complex class I-related gene protein-like; protein product: MKGFVLLVLGIGLLHTASAVTHSLKYFYTASSEVSNFPEFVVVGMVDGVQMVHYDSNSQRAVPKQDWMNRHTDTLYWERNTGIFLGSQRTFKADVDILKQRFNQSGGVHIVQKMYGCEWNEDTGVTEGFMQYGYDGEDCVAFDLKTKTWIAPKPQAVITKHKWDNDMSYNEQQKHYLTQTCIDWLKKYLDYGKSTLKRTVPPSVSLLQKTPSSPVTCHATGFYPSGVKVVWIKDGQEHHEDVENGETLPNDDGTFQKSTHLRVTPEEWKNNKYQCVVQVTGIKVDFIKVLTESEIQTNRGANDPNAIGSGPVIGVAVALLVVVVAVVGVVIWKKK